In Kryptolebias marmoratus isolate JLee-2015 linkage group LG4, ASM164957v2, whole genome shotgun sequence, the following proteins share a genomic window:
- the ccdc66 gene encoding coiled-coil domain-containing protein 66 isoform X2, which yields MNIGDGLLFEVENGKPKLIILSRAGVEKNPAKLPIKSRAAKILSSRQPCCVEEGQEQERTPRQVAGSRREAKCKAAEASTPSNANKNTTEGRNSSLTSSKTRHEDRGVKVEIRGRDGVTSNKHKLCTAAGPLGGYGKSGQPLNAGTRGGGKTGLKHTLAGVDAGLKDSLMCLTSEQLQQILNAVKTPVNGQNGPEEQAAQGGQTDPKPDSCGNEEGREVREEDKGGGDGGGGTNRSSQEKDNRLSRSLFSWLEERQPDSRATVDAKKAQWKKELDEQVALKQQRSAPSRLQVEEYAESVVSVQSSVGHREQPAAIRSSLRLGEVTPMEEVVSVERKEEQRRRWLEELDRQREEAAQRRKREKLLQSQAEDHERWAAHFDSLQRRRLARTPAASAPPPGRLSGSERGDWDPSSSLSLVWEATSSCGAESVIGASMDSTNGHLTRTSYLRTMTSLLDPAQIEERERRRIKQLEQQRVIEAQMEERRRQKEQEEAKRRQEEEEEEKRLALEREKLQKQYELEVLRKRQKEEVVHEAEQPEENLGDGGPEEASESGRESGRAVTRQSRDLENTSSSTSSYKDTAVQTEVAPALAAAAPPPPNTRSRAVRTGKENVCLPAGGDPYKAFARTDRSRRDKRRPEWNTHRPSRQFVPASERYPAALQRNRQENRLKRQAELLALQERTRQSRPEPPPPPPQNQEPRLCPDTQSSGSSKKEETGSRRILNPTPIGSDRGRSPPVPAAPSPVPPVLEFVPYIRTDEVFSLDPLEPADTPPPEARSGAPPESSAPPVPSARDPLLRPELQRNTHPHTHTHTHTHTHTLRQQEILRGLAQLRQGLLQKQKELEMDLNPLWNRHGNEQQVPSAKHKKT from the exons ATGAATATCGG GGACGGGCTGCTGTTTGAAGTCGAAAATGGAAAACCTAAATTGATCATACTCAGTCGTG CAGGTGTTgagaaaaatccagcaaag CTGCCCATCAAGTCCAGAGCAGCAAAAATCTTAAGCTCAAGGCAGCCGTGTTGTGTGGAGGAGGGACAGGAGCAGGAGCGCACACCCCGGCAGGTAGCAGGGAGTAGAAGGGAGGCTAAATGCAAAGCGGCAGAAGCATCTACTCCATCTAATGCCAATAAAAACACCACTGAGGGAAGGAACAGCAGCCTGACCTCATCTAAGACACGTCACGAAGACCGCGGTGTCAAAGTGGAGATCAGAGGAAGGGATGGG GtgacatcaaacaaacacaaactctgcaCCGCTGCTGGACCCCTGGGAGGCTACGGGAAATCAGGACAGCCTCTGAACGCTGGTACTCGAGGGGGTGGGAAAACGGGCCTGAAGCACACGTTGGCCGGTGTGGACGCGGGGCTGAAGGACAGCCTGATGTGTCTAACCAgtgaacagctgcagcagatcctCAATGCTGTCAAGACCCCCGTCAATGGACAAAATGGACCAGAGGAGCAGGCGGCACAAG GAGGTCAAACAGACCCCAAACCAGACTCCTGTGGGAATGAAGAAGGACGAGAAGTAAGGGAGGAagacaaaggaggaggagacggaggaggaggaacaaaTAGAAGCTCACAAGAAAAAGATAACAG GTTATCTAGATCTTTGTTCAGCTGGTTGGAGGAGCGACAACCAGACAGCAGAGCGACCGTCGACGCCAAGAAGGCTCAGTGGAAGAAAGAACttg atgagCAGGTGGCACTAAAGCAGCAGCGTTCAGCACCCAGCAGACTGCAG GTTGAGGAGTACGCAGAGAGCGTGGTATCGGTCCAGAGTTCTGTCGGCCACAGAGAACAACCTGCAGCCATCAGGTCCAGCCTCAGACTCGGG gaGGTCACTCCGATGGAGGAGGTGGTGAGCGTCGAGAGgaaagaggagcagaggagacgctggctggaggagctggaccgTCAGAGAGAGGAGGCAGCTCAGCGCAGGAAACGAGAGAAGCTCCTGCAGAGCCAG GCAGAAGACCACGAACGCTGGGCCGCGCACTTTGACTCGCTCCAGAGGAGGCGCCTCGCCCGGACGCCGGCGGCGTCAGCTCCGCCTCCGGGCCGGCTCAGCGGCTCCGAGCGAGGGGACTGGGACCCCTCGTCCAGCTTGTCTCTGGTCTGGGAGGCCACCAGCAGCTGCGGAGCGGAGAGCGTCATCGGAGCCAGCATGGACTCCACAAACGGACACCTGACCAGAACCAG CTATCTGAGGACCATGACCTCCCTGCTGGATCCGGCCCAGATAGAGGAGCGAGAAAGGAGGAGGATCaaacagctggagcagcag AGAGTGATTGAGGCCCAGATGGAGGAGCGCAGAAGGCAAAAGGAGCAAGAGGAGGCGAAGAGGAggcaagaggaagaggaggaggagaagaggttGGCTCTGGAGAgggagaagctgcagaaacagtaCGAGCTGGAAGTTCTGAGGAAGAGACAAAag GAGGAAGTGGTCCACGAGGCTGAGCAGCCAGAGGAAAACCTCGGAGACGGCGGACCGGAGGAGGCGTCCGAGTCCGGCAGAGAGTCGGGTAGAG ctgTTACCAGACAGTCCAGGGATCTGGAGAACACCAGCAGCTCAACCTCCTCGTACAAAGACACGGCTGTTCAGACAG AAGTGGCGCCTGCTCTCGCCGCCGCCGCGCCGCCTCCTCCGAACACCAGGAGTCGAGCGGTGAGGACGGGGAAGGAGAACGTCTGCCTGCCGGCAGGAGGAGACCCATACAAGGCGTTCGCCAGGACCGACCGGAGCCGCCGAGACAAGAGGAGGCCGGAGTGGAACACACACAG ACCCAGCCGTCAGTTCGTCCCAGCCTCGGAGCGTTACCCCGCCGCTCTGCAGAGGAACAGACAGGAGAACCGGCTGAAGAGGCAAGCTGAGCTCCTCGCCCTGCAGGAGAGAACCCGCCAGTCCAGACCcgaacctcctcctcctcctcctcagaacCAGGAGCCTCGTCTCTGTCCCGACACTCAGAGCTCCGGTTCCTCCAAGAAG GAGGAAACTGGTTCCAGACGGATCCTCAACCCAACACCTATCGGTTCTGACCG GGGGCGCTCTCCTCCCGTCCCTGCTGCTCCCTCTCCCGTTCCTCCGGTTCTGGAGTTCGTTCCCTACATCCGGACCGATGAAGTCTTCAGCCTGGACCCCCTGGAGCCCGCTGACACGCCGCCGCCTGAAGCACGCTCAG GCGCTCCTCCTGAGAGTTCGGCTCCTCCGGTTCCTTCGGCCCGAGACCCGCTCCTCCGCCCGGAGCTGCAGCGcaacacacacccccacacacacacacacactcacacacacacccacacactccgGCAGCAGGAGATCCTGAGAGGCCTGGCTCAGCTTCGACAG ggtTTATTACAGaagcagaaggagctggagatggATCTGAATCCTCTCTGGAATCGCCACGGCAACGAGCAGCAGGTACCTTCTGCAAAGCACAAGAAAACGTAA